The genomic interval cgacctagggattgaacccaggtaccctactttgcaggcagattctttactgcctgagccaccggggaagcccagatttTATGTAAATAAACCCCAAAAGACAATATCTAAAAAAAACAATTTCACCCacttccctgtctcctgttctTCTATGACTCTCCACCAAGGCACATGCCTTTCCATCCTGGTACAATAATTACACTATTTGTTGTTTGTAAATTGTTCTCCCGTTAGAATGTAAGGAGAACCTTTCTCTGTCTTGTTCACTGAGGTACCTTCTGGAGTGTAGTGCAGTGCCTGTCACATCGTGTCTATTAAGAAAATTAGCAAATGGATAAATGGAAGGATGAATAAAAAAGCTTGGATTTAATGGTGGAGGAAAAAGGGGTGGAGGAGGTCAGCCTGAGGTTAGATGCTCCCGACTTCCAGCCCGCAACAGTTTAGGGGTCTTGTGCTGGAAGCCCAAGTCCAGGAGCTGCTGGGAGACCCAGTACTGGCCCGTCTACACCTCACTGGGGCTGTCCTGGTCAGCGTAGATGAGGAAGCCCGTGAAGAGGCTGTCGGTCCAGTATGGGTCATAGAAGAGCCCGTTCTGCTCAGAATAGAAGATCTGCAGCCAGACCTCATCCCCCTGCCTGAGCGCCAGGATGGTGGAGCCTGAGGCCACGTCGTGGTTGCCTGTGTTGGCGTCGAAGGTCCGGATGCGATACTGGCCGTTGTGCACCAGGCCGATGGCCAGGTGCTTGTTGGCCAGCGTGATGTCGTAGGTGAAGTAGTAGATGCCCGGCACGCTGCAGACGAACTTGCCACTGGAAGCGTTGTAGTGTCCGCCCTCGTTCATTAGTATCTTGTCGAATTTGATGGGCAGCCGCTCCCGCGGATAGCTCTTGGTCACCGCCACGGAGAAGGCCGACTTGGCGTGGCTGCTGCCGCAGCTGCAGGGCCCCGGGAGGCCCGGCTCCCCCTTCTTGCCCTTGGGCCCCTTCCTGCCGGGTGTCCCGTGCTTGCCCGGGGCACCGCTGATCCCTTTGGGGCCACGCGGGCCGGCCCGCCCAATGGCCCCGGCTTTGCCCTTCGGGCCTGGCTTCCCACGATTACCTGTCCGGCCAGGTGAGCCTGGAAGACAGAACAGCTGGTGTTATGGAGGGGACCTCAGAGAACTAGGCAGAGGGTGGGCTTTGGCTTTCCATTCTTGGAACACAAGGCTTTGGGGAAAGGAAAGAACACAGTCTGTGCACTCACACAGAAATGAAATCATGATGGTATCACCAGGGGCATTTCTCCcatcttatctgtaaagtgggaatggtAATATTCACCTTCCAGCATCATGTAGATTGTGGCAAAGATAACTTGTCACAGTTCATGCCcttcccttgtcctcctgcctttgaaGGAAGAGTGGTTTGTCTGCCAGCTCAGCCCTTCCCCAGGCTGTGCTAAAAATGGGTTGAGACAAGAATTGTAAGAAGCCTCTTGACTTCAAAGCACTGACCTTCGTGAAATCCTTGACCAGTGTCCGAGATCCCTGCCCACGTGGGCAAGGGTTTTTACAGCAGCATTGCTTACAATAACAAAAACTAGGAACAATTAAATGCCTATCCAAAGGGAGATGATGAGAAAAATTATGGTCCATCTCTTATATGCAATTCTCTgcaggagtttaaaaaaaaaaatgacacagattTACACGTACCAtatgaaaacttctctaaaatataCTGTTAAGTGGAAAAAGAAGGTGGCAGAAACTCTGTTTTGTTCAAAGGAAACCACAATGCCCATTATTTTGCACTTTTGAGTGCCTGGCACCTAGTAACCATTTGCTAGATGTATACACTTGGTGTATCCTACAGAACATTTCCATGGTAATGTGTGCCTGAAGAACACCTCTGAGTTTTTAATTCCCTTATTCTAATAATGTGCATTTCTCTCAACACAGTATTTTTGGCTGATGATTATATAAAAACATATGTATTTATGTTCCCCAAACTCAAtacaacattttacattttaaacaaaatggaTGGGTAACTGGAGTCATATCCAAACACAATGGTTAATTGAAACAGTTGGCAGGCTGGCAGAGCTAGGGGGGTGGGCAGATGTTTTGGAAAGCATGTttatgcttagtcgtgtccgactctttgcaatgctttgGACtatccctgccaggctcctctgtccatggggattctccaggcaagaattactagagtgggttcccagaccctcctccaggggatcttccggatccaggcgttgaatctgggtctcctgtgtctcctgcattgccagtatATTCTTACctgctgagccgtcagggaaacATGCTGGATCAATTAAGGAGCCTGCAGCTGGAGGTTGCCAGGTGTAAGCAGTGTCTTAGCATCACTGCACACAAAGCAAGGGTCCGTTAACCACCCTATGAACTGGGTGATCAGCAAGTAATGCTGCAGATATTTTACATTCTAACAAGGTGCTTTGCttctcatatgtatatatacaggcctttttttgtgtgtgtgatttagaGTTTTGGGTTAATGTGTAATGCATtaaaatttttcctattttaagtAATTGGGAAATAAATTCCCAAACAGCATTTTCTTACTGAACATCTAGTTTTCAGGAAACAGATTGCTTATGCTAAGTACTTGGCAATGTTTtgtattagtatatatatatgtaaatacacagaAAGAGACCAGAACAGGTATGCATTTAACCAGTTAATAGTGATAACCTTTGGAGGATGACAGGAGGATGCTGAGGTGGAGTGAACAGTTTCCAGTTTGTCTGTTGTCTGCCTGGCACCCCTTCCTTTGGAAAACTTCTGTTCACTACTGAATGTGGTCCTAGCGAGGCTGTCAATCACAGTGATCAACtgccctcaccacacacacaacacacactcacacccaggGGTGGGCACTTGACCCAGGCCTGGCGAATGGTGGTACCTCACCTCTATGGTCAAAGTGATTGGTTCAGAATGAATATGTGATCAAGAAGAATCAGTCCTCCTGAGAATTGCTCTATGGATCAAGTGGGCATTTCATAAATTCCAGCCTTTGTGAGAACCAAGCCAGTGTACAGAGAAGCAAAGCCTTGACAATAGTTGAGCTCCTGGATGCGGCTATTCCTGAAGCTTGGCTCTCAGACTTTCTAGTTGTATGAACCAATAAATTCCATTTGGGGCTATAAATtgggtttctttttaaattttcatttatttatttaaattgggttTCTGTCTCTTGCAACCTAGAGAGTACTGAGTACTATTTCAGGAGACTTGCTTAAGGTCACTGAGCAAATCAACAGTGCagctggggcaggaacagaaaaTTGAGGCTCACTGTTCCTTTCCAGAGaacacaccatttttttttttaattaaaaaaatttttttggctgcgctgtgcaatgtatgggatcttagttcccaaccaggatGGAACTCGTGCCCCGTGAAGAGGAATGTCCTAAATACTGGACTGTTGGATAATTCCTACTCTGTTTTTTAAAGAGACATTAGTTTGGTTTATAAGGAAATAAGATTCATACATATTAGTTTTCATAACTTTGCAAACCCCTTTTGAGTCAGATGTTATCAATAggaagagaaggcactggcaacccactccagtattcttgcctggagaatcccatggacagaggagcctggtgagctgccgtctatggggtcgcacagagtcggacacgactgatgcaacttagcagcagcagcagcagttgtcaACAGGTGGGAACAGGAGGGACAGGCCCTGGGCTTCTTACCTTCCTCTCCGCTCTCCCCTCGGTCCCCGTCCTGGCCATCCTGGCCATCTTTGCCTGGAAAGCCCATTCTTCCCACCATTCCTGAGGGCCCTGGGGCTCCTGGGGGGCCGGGtggaccctgggggccaggcatgctgcagatGAGTTGAGGGGAGCCCTTCTGGAAGTCTCTGCGGGCGAAGGCAGCCAGCAGTGGGTCGGCTGCACAAGGAAGGGCACAGGCCAGCAGCACCCAGGGGATCATGGTGGTCACCTGCAGGAGGGCAGAGAGCTGTGAGTGGGTGAGTCTGGCCATGGAGCTGACTGGAGGTCAGTCGTCCAGAGAAGAGGGcacctctcctccctctctctcacatCACAAGCAAGTAACCGGACAGTGTTCTCACACCCGGACATCTCTGGATGAGCCATGTCATGGGCTCAGAATACACTTTGGAGGAGTCCTGGACGGGGGAGGCAGTCATCCTCACATCCTCATGCTCTGGAGTGGCAGGACTGAGCCCAGTGACTGCTGATGGGGAGGAACCGTGGATGCAGAGAATCGTTCCATGGTTTCATTCAAATATGTGGCCTGAATGGAAAGTCACAAGGGCAGAGACACTTCAGACTGCTGGTGGTGATTTGTAACTATGCTGGAGGATTCGGGGCCGCACATTAGCGGGTCAGAAGTGAGGCATCAGTTCTGAGTGTCGGTGCCGCAGGCCTGAGCAGCACTGGCAGACGATGGGCACAGCTTTTCTGCCGAGGGCTCCCTGTGTACCAGGCCTGGGCCAGGAGCTTTCCACATGTTACTTAACCTCATAGCATCCTATCCGAATAGATATGAGGAGAAAGGGAGCTCAGAGAAGTTCACAAGGTGACTAAGGCAGGCAATTATCgtggcagggctgggatttgaaTGAGGCCATGAAGAGCCAGAGCACATGTGCTTTGCTCCAGgctacactgattttttttttttcacttaaagaataataaaaataatatgctcACATTGTTATAAAGTCAAATAATAACATAAAGCTTATAATGAAAAACCGTGCGTAATCTTCAGCCCCATCCATCTTCCACATcaactctctcccctcccccaaactcTTTTGGCTATTTCTTCAGAAATTTAT from Dama dama isolate Ldn47 chromosome 9, ASM3311817v1, whole genome shotgun sequence carries:
- the C1QTNF2 gene encoding complement C1q tumor necrosis factor-related protein 2, with the protein product MIPWVLLACALPCAADPLLAAFARRDFQKGSPQLICSMPGPQGPPGPPGAPGPSGMVGRMGFPGKDGQDGQDGDRGESGEEGSPGRTGNRGKPGPKGKAGAIGRAGPRGPKGISGAPGKHGTPGRKGPKGKKGEPGLPGPCSCGSSHAKSAFSVAVTKSYPRERLPIKFDKILMNEGGHYNASSGKFVCSVPGIYYFTYDITLANKHLAIGLVHNGQYRIRTFDANTGNHDVASGSTILALRQGDEVWLQIFYSEQNGLFYDPYWTDSLFTGFLIYADQDSPSEV